A window of Streptomyces sp. NBC_01142 genomic DNA:
ACCGGATCGTCCCGCGGTACGGCGACAGCGCGCAGGACGAGGAACTGGAGGCCGCCCGCGAGGAGGTGTCCGAGCTGATCGGGCGGCGCGGCTGGCGGGTCGACCACGACAACCCGGCCGCAGAGGCGCTCGCGGGTGCGCTGGCCGCGCTGGAAGGGGTCGGGCACGGGGAGTTCACCGGGCTGCTCGACGACTACGCGGACGCCGCAGAACAGGTCGCGGGGGTCGACATCGCGTATGTCGGACGTTGGGCGGGCCGGGACGACGTGGTGGAGCGGGCGGTGATCGGCACGGTGCTGGGGGACGCGGTATTCGCATCCCTGCGCCGTCTGGCCCACGTCGACGTTTCGGCACGCGCTTTCGGTGACGAGGGCGGCAGGCCGGCCGACTGAGCGCGGCCCACTGGGGGTCGGGTGGGGGCGGTCCCCAGCGGTGGGGAACGCGCAGGCGGGCCACCCGCCTTCGAACGGGCACACAAACAACGCAACACCGCCGAACGGTGCATCAACCACTTGAAGCGGCATCGCGGCATCGCGGCACGCTACGAGAAGACCGCGACCATGCACCTGACCGACCCGAACGAAACCGGACCAGCCACCGGACGGCCCGCGCTCAAGCCCCGAGCCCCGAACCTCTTCCCAAGGCACCCCAAAGGGTCCATGCGTGACAATTCGGCTCACTCACTCCGGAAGCGGGGCACGATGGAAGGGGAGGAGGCGACGCCATGACCCCCAGCACCGCCAAGCCCCTGCCGGACCAGCTCCACGGGGCCATCATCATGTGGCTTCTGCGCCAGTGCATGCACCAGCGGCCCGAACTCGCGCTGTATCCGGGGCAGGGCCTGACGATCAAGACCTACCGCGAGGGCCGCACCCGGGCGGACGGCGCCCTCGCGCCACT
This region includes:
- a CDS encoding MerR family transcriptional regulator; translated protein: MRIGELSRRTGVPVPTIKYYVREGLLPAGRLTSPNQASYDDAHERRLRLIRALLEVGGLKVAAVAAVLAAIDDPGRSVHKVLGAATDRIVPRYGDSAQDEELEAAREEVSELIGRRGWRVDHDNPAAEALAGALAALEGVGHGEFTGLLDDYADAAEQVAGVDIAYVGRWAGRDDVVERAVIGTVLGDAVFASLRRLAHVDVSARAFGDEGGRPAD